The stretch of DNA ATTAGGGTTTATCTGTCGCCCGAAATCACGGTGCCAGGGAGAAGCAGTTCAGCTTTATAGCAAAACCCcgaggagcaggagcagggctggagtCTGGTTTCAGTGAGAGCAGAGACCCCTGGGTTTTGTGCAGCATCTTACAAAAATAATCCCTTACTGAGacgctttaaaaataaatgaaagcacTTAATTGAACGAGATGAACCCTTGGGGAAGAGAAACTGCAAATTAACTGCATGGCTCTGGTGAGGAGGAGGGTGTCTCTCCGGCTGGGAGATGGTGGAGGCAAACCTCTTCCTTCAGCCTGGGTGCCATTGGCTTCTGACACCTCCATAGCAGCAATTTCATGGTGACCCTCAATTCTTGCCACACAGTGGGTTTGGGGTGTGTTTAGGGTTTTAggggtttttgccttttttctttttctgttgatcCTTGGTTTCCCAAGCTTAGGGATGTTTGTGTgcagggggtgggcaggagagGAGCAAGGAGCAGGTGCTTTCTGAAACACCACTGGCTCACCTATTCCTGTCTCTGCTGTGTCTTTGTTGCCGAAATAGATCAGTAACCCCTTTTGTTATGCTTCGTTAAGTAGATGTTTTGCTGCCAGCTGGAAGAGCTAATTCGTTGGCTGTACAATGTCGCAGACATCACCGACAGCTGGGTCCCAGCCTCGCTGGATGCCGAGAGTGTGAAGGCATCACTGCACCGCTACTTGGTAGGTATTTCTCCCCACTCTTCGGTGCTGCGGGCAGCAAGTAGTGGGAAGCAAGGCACTGCTGGCATGGTCCAGGCAGGCGATGCGGGGTGCATCGAGTGTGCAAAGCCGAATCGGAGTACTGGGAACCTGCTTGGGGGAAACTGCTCCCTGGGTGACCTGCTGCAGGTGTCTCTCTTCCAAAAACCCTTCTAAGCAGCActcctcttcccctttctttcccagGAGTTCAGGAAAGATGTGGCCAACCACCGGAGCCTGACGGAGAGCGtgctggagaggggagaagCTCTCCTTGACTGCATGGCATCGAATTCGCCAGGTGAGGAGGAGCGCTTGAGCAGGGCTGGTCATGGACACAGCCGGTGATGCTGGCTGTAGCGTCTGCCCCCGGAAACCCCTGGCCCCACAAGAGTGTGGGTGTGGAAGTGGTGAGCAGAGTTTGCCATTCAGCAGCTGTATGGGAGTGAAAAGGGTTTTACACCTCCATTGCTGTGTGGAGACTTGGAGGTGAGGTGACTTGGAGGTTTGAAGCGATTACTTCTGAGCACTTTCAGCTGCACCACACCTTGACCCTTGCCTTGTGCCGTGCCATCCATCATGGGTGATGAATAGGTTTCTGCCTCTTACAGGTCCCTTCTTAGGTTTTTGTCTTAACTGCAGCATGGCCAGATCCCACTGGGCTGTGGGATGCTGTCAGcctgcagctgggaggagaTGCTTTTGTCcagcagaggagaaggcaaTTTTCACACCCTGCTTGCACTTGGTGCATCCCAGGATGGGTGTTGGCAGCCAGTTTGGGGAGacagcccagcctggctggtGGCACAGCACACATCAGGCAGTCGCTCTGGTTATTTGGTGCATCCTGCACAAGGGATTTCTAAAGGACGGTCTGGGTCTGCAGTCACCAAAGGGGCTTTAGTGGTCAAGTGCTGCATTATAGATGGGCTTTCTTACACAGTCCCAAAGGTTTCCTTTGGGAGCCCCTACTTCTGTATCTTCAGTTTTAACCTGGAGCCTCGTAGGTCACTTTCCACCCCCTCCAAACTCTGCATCACAACTTGGGTGGGATGAAGATCAGTTTATTGATTTCTAACACTTGATTTCCTTCAAAAGTCTATCATCTGGGTGAGTGGAACTCTCTCTTACTGCTCTTACAGACATGAATTGTCACGTTACTACCACCTCCATCgtatcttttgttttccagctctgaaagacaCGCTGGGTTTGATTGCAAAACAGTCAGAAGAGCTAGAAAGCCACGCGGAGCACTTGTACGAATCTGTTCTAGCTGCTGTGGGTCCCATGCAGGGTGAGGACGGGATGGAGGACAAGGGAGTGCAGCAGACAGCTGCTCAGTGGGTAAGCAGGGGGGCAAACCAGCCTTTCTGTGgcgggaggagagggagggaagtgTAGGAAGATAAAACACTTAAATTAGCTAACACTATACATCgggctttattattttttcttttaatgtgacGTTTGGAAAGCctaaaaggagaagaaagcaagggCGATCTCAAAATGGATGCCCCATCGTCTTTAAATGTGTGTCAGGGGAAGAGCAGTGTGATGAAACCCAAGATCGTGATGAGAGCGATGGCAGCTCCTCGGAGGGACCCAGGGAGCCGGCAGGCAGGTCGCTGTCAGTCAGGGTGGAGGGATCATCAGCAGTCCGCCCAGCACACACAGCTGCTCTACTGAAATCACTTGGACAGCAGAGGAAAGATGGGAAaggggtatttttttgtttgtttggttgttgtgtttttttggttttttttctttcagagaaaaatgctgCTTGCCCTGTCATAGAGGGAAAGAGATGCAAGTTAATTTGGGTGTAAAATATGGGCTAGAAAACTTGTTTGCTGATTTCTTGAACATCTTCCTTCAAATAAAACTGCAGAGACAAAAGTGTTTCAGGAGGGCATGGCAGGAGCATTAGCTTAAAGGGGCTGAGGGGTGCGTGGTGTTTGAGGGCAGAGGCACAGCAGCATCAATGGGGTCAGCTGCGTGCTACCACAGCCCTCAGCCACTCACGCTGTGATTGGGAATCACTATAAAATCGTGTCTGTACAAAACAATCATGGGTGTTAGCAAGGCACTGGGTCCAGAGACACAGGAAGGCTGTTAACGGCTTCTAAGCACCAAGCTGTAGGAATTTAGGATCTGCAGGATAACCttgccacccccaccccacccccccgcaTTAGCTCAGAGCATTGATTTCCTCATGGCTGACTCCACGGCATGCCTTAAAATTTGGAGttgcaaaggcaaaaaaatatttcctgtacTTTAAAGGAGAGTAACAATAGCTTAAgtagtttgtgttttgttttcttttaaaaattgctaaaTATACATTGACTATAACCTCTACATTACTGAGCATATGTGGAGTTGATTTAAGTATAGCatgggggtttggttttgttggtttgcaGCCAAAGCACAGTAGCAAACTTAATCCCTTTTATTTCAGGTGCTGCCTCTATCAGACCTGGGCTTTGTTAGCCAGTCTTGGGATGGCTGAGAAGAAATGCAGCAACCACCAAACCACCTCTTTCACCTCTTGCAGAGATGCCAAATACCTATGATCACTGTGTTTGGAGTCAGCCAGGCTGGGCTGATTTcagtttgtggttttttttactgtggcTTGAGAAAGGTGAGCTGTACAGCAGTTATTTGGCTACTGGGATGTCTAGTTAATAGCGCTGACTACACTGGGAAGTTTTGTGAGGAATGTACAGCtggcctttttttggtttgttttttaatgtagctttccttttttatttaagaagtgGCTTGTTCCATGTGTTGGCAAAATGTCAGGAACACGCTGGTTTTTTTAACCGAGTAATCCATAGTGTGCCGTGCAACTCACTTCTAAGTAAAGCTGTGTGATTTTAATAGCTGCGTTCTCATGTTTTGTTTATGCTCTTCAAAAATAGGTGCTAGAAGTCAAGAAGTAGCAACTCCTGGTTCCTGGGAGCAAACTGAACTCTTGTTTATAGTTACCACTCCCTGATGAAGCAGAGCCTATTTAACTTTCAGTTTCCTTATGCATGAACATGAAGAGCCAATATGCTGTATGAATCTTGATAAAATAGTAAGCAGGTGAGTACACTCAGGGAAGAACCAAGTTATCTATGAACTGCTGTCACCTGTTATTTGCAGTAGCTGTGTTAGTGCTGTGCTGGTTTCCCTGGGTGAAGAGTTGTGCCTTTCCCCTCTTACAGCTAGTGCAGTTCATCACTGCTCAAAAAACATTCATAAAGGGTTTCCAAACACTTTCTGCAACAGAAAAGGGCATCTCTGAAGCAGCATAACAAGGTAAGTGGCCAAAAAGTTGCAGCCAACTACAGAATGTTAGTACTTGGCTTTAATTAACCTTTAAACTAAATAGCAATCATCATGTTCTTGTGCATCATTTCCTCCCATTCTTGTGAACGGAACAAAGTTTCTGTACTGCACAAGTAGAAGGTGAAAGCATAGTTAAAACTGAAACAGTTATGAATGATAAATAATTCAttgggttttgtggggtttttttgatactCTCCCATCTTCCACCACCTCAGCTTAAagggcaattttttttattgccaagTTGCAGGTGACAATTCATAGATCAGCATAAGTTCAACAAAAAGGCTCAAGCAGCTGACTTTACCAACACCAGGTCCCCGTACCCATGGGCATTCAGGGAGATGCTTAAACAAAGCCTATATAGAGCAGGGCAGGGTAGGAGTTACATGCAAGGAAAGGCTACTGGAGCTTATGTGCTACCACTTGCAAATCTTAAGCCCAACCCATTACATCAAAGGTATTTAGTATTTTAGCTCACAGGTGAGAGACTACAGTGCCCTTGCCCAGGATTTTTAGGCCTGCTCTACCCTCTTCCACACAACTCCTGCCTGACAAACACAGACTCTAGCatttaacagcagcagcacagtaatgacttgggggggtgggggaaaataACCACCAAACAACTGGTGTAGCCCAAGTTGGTTTTGCAATGCTTTTATTACTGTATATATTAACATTGTTTTGGATAGTATGTAGCAGGCATCTTGACATTTAAGTTCATTTGTGCACTTCTCTGAAGGGAAGATGTTATACCCTCAATACACCTCCTTCTGGTTCACTTCCTGATCTTAGCAGCACTCACTACTCCTATTGCTCCTGCTCTCAAGGAGGAGCAAGTCACATTATATAATGAATTATACCAACAAGCACATCTCTAATAGAAAGCACATCACTTTATTGTGAAGGTCTCAAGTGGAAGAGTTCAACTTAACCATGACAATACTTTATGTATTACAATTGCCTGTTGATTTATGCAACTATGTTGAAGAAAGCTGTTAGCCAAAgtcttccccccccaaaaaaatcagaGGATATTTGCACCAATTTTAGTTTATACCTCACAACATACCTAGGCTATATTTTTACTATCACAGGGTGTATTTACTACTAGGGGAATGTTACATGGTCTTTCAAACATGAGACTATTTACAGAATAGGCTGAACATTTGAGTTTAGATAAAGCTGAACAATTTTACATGTATAGGAAGTGTTATAGGCTAGCTTTCCTGTGGCTTTTAGCTAGACATCAGGCACTAATGATTTGATTAGCTCTGTACAAAGAATCACACTGTCCAAAACCTCTTGGCTGCTGGTTAGTTCCAAATTGTTCAAGATAGCGCCTACTTTGAGCAAGCTGTGGGGCCTTACTGTCCCTGTTTCATCCTTCCCATGCCTCTATGCATAACAGAATAGAAGCTAAGCTGTTGCACTAAGTCAGAAGAGTATTGATTTAAAAGAGGATGGAATTAACAGTATATAGAAAAGACATAATATACCGGTAGAAAGTTATACCACCTCAAGGTTACATTGAAGTCATTCATGTTAGGGAAATACTGTTGTCTCCCCTACTATGCAAAGCAGACAGGAATTCCCTAAATAAGAGTCCTTGAGAAATAAATTAAGTTCCAAGACTAAGTTAGGGAACTGTTGTACATTCAGAGTGCATTATGCCTCCATGAACATTGGCTGGGTGTTTCTGGTACAGCATATGTGCCTTAAGCACCATGACAACTCAGTCTTTTGGGCCATAGTCACTAGCTTTAGTTGCAGGGAAGGTCTCTGGTCTCCTAGAAGGTCTGAGAGCCATGGCTGCACACAGATATGTTTTGTGCACAATGCAAGCCTGATTTTCCCCTTAGCCATACAAATTAAGACAATATTTATCACCATACAGTTTGATATTACTTCCAATAAGTACaatatttattaaacatttcttcagttttgttaCATATTGTGCAACAAATTACAATATTCTGCAGCCACAAATTATATGCAGAGTATGAAGAAACTATTAATCAGATAGTGTGATCTTTCCATTTATAATTCTACAAGAAGGAACTAGCAAATCAGATCTTACATGTATCTTACTAAATTTTATGCATGGAAAGTGACAGACACTGTTGTGCTGTTTGATACAAAATGGCTAAACTTCATCTTCAGAAGACTAAACCTGACATCTAAACATGCCAATAgaaacatcaaaacaaaaatacatccTAACCAACCACAGGAAACAGTCTGGTATCAGGAAAAGCAACAAGGATTACACATTTATAAACCAGCACACAAAGGtttaaaacaattctgaaaatgaagttaGCTGTCTTGAGtcaagggaataaaaaaagtcagtattGACCATTTACAATCTCTGACCTTTGTGGAGACGGTAAGAATCTGTTGTAGTGCAGCTACATACAGTACAAttcaggcaattttttttttcacttgggtTCAGATTGCAAATTCATTGTTGTGAGACAAAAGGGGGAGGCAAGTTTTAGCAGCAACCTCCACTAGACTGCTTGACTGGAGTGCTCTGAATTTTAACATTGGACTTCTCTGCACCACCAGCTGTCGCTCCCGGACCCATTCGTTTTTTAATCTCAGCAGCCATGGTCATGAAAGACTGTTCTACATTTGTGGCATTCTTTGCACTGGTTTCCAAAAATGGAATTCCAAGAGAATCTGCAAATTCCTGCAAATCAAGAAACAGCAAACAGTAAGCTCATACACTGGTTCATACCTCACCTTGTTTCCTGGTGCACCACTGGATAAACCCCAAGTTCATAGACCACCACCCCACTCCCAAACTCCAGTCTGATGATGACTTACACAACAAGGCATCATTGACATGGCACCTTGACATCTGTGTACCAAGACATTTCCCTGCACTAGAACTCACTCAAGTGCATTGCAATCCAGACTAGGTGCTCAACCAAGCAAATACACATCAGTGTCAACATACCTTTGCTGTTGTGTAGTCTACTACTTTCTTTGTGGTCAGATCACATTTGTTCCCCACCAACAACTTGTTGACATTTTCACTGGCATAACGGTCTATCTCCTGCAGCCACTGTTTTACATTATTGAAAGACTCCTAGGAGATAAAAGAATTGTAAGCAAGACCCTTAACCAAGAGGAAAGCTCAGCACTACTCAGTGATGACTCGGAAAGGATATGAAGCACTACACTTAACCTATCAGTGTGATTCACAGCCacaagagagaaaactctcTAATGCTACAGTACTCCCTTGATTGCCTCAGTATAGGCGAGTCAACACAGGGTCTATACAGCTCCTTAGTCCATGCTTCAAGCCCTACACAATCAGCCCTTCCTCCTTTGCTGCACTCTCCCATTATTTTTCCCTGCTCTGTATCTTGAATTGAATAGTCAAGAACTTCTACCATCTGgaactcttcctcctcctcctgtagCAGAGATAAGACATGGCATACAGCTGAAACCAGAAGAATCCCAAGCATTTACAAAGCACCAGGTATTAGATGCAAACCACACTGTTGTAGGTATGCTGGAACACCCTTTGACTCCAGAAATGCAGAACTGCTGTGCTGAACTGATATTCAAGTTAGTGATTGAACCCAGTTGttctttttctattaatttgGGAAACACTACACTTCATAAGAGCCCTTCAAACAGGACAACTGCACCAGTAATCTTCAGAGAttctttcacagaaaacacTGGCTCAGCTGTATCCTGTACACATGCTgacaattttctgtttcaaatgcCAGTTTTTGTTGTAGACCAAAGTTTAAGTACATTCAGAAATCTTTCAACAACTTGCATCAGTAAGTCAGACTTCCTGCTACCAAAGGCAGGGTGAGAAGTATTCACATAGAACAATCAGCTACCTGCCCAGCAAGTTTTAGGTTAAGCTTAAGATACAATTGCTTTAGACCCACAGATCCCACtgctccttttatttctgtgtttagcTCCAAACCAGAGACTAACACATACATTAGCCTGATAAACCTTAACACAGCCTGAAGAACATGGTCACTGTCTCCTTAAGAAGCACCAAGTCATTAAATTCCCAGTTTTATTTACTTATCAGCCTAGTGTATTCCACCTGGAGAAACTCTCCAGGCACAGGTTTAACACTTACCTGATCTGTAACATCATACACAACTATGATGCCATGAGCACCTCTATAGTAACTGGAAGTGATAGTTCGAAACCTCTCCTGTCCTGCCGTGTCCCACTACAAGGCAAATAACAGGATCAGTTACTGCAATGTAGCTGTACCAGTGTTACACATTAGCTTCCAGAAATACAGCTCAGCTCATCAGCCATCCAACTACAAATAGATCCAAGTCACAGCTACAGAAGTGACTGTGAAACTGTATGCATCAAATAGGATTTGATAAGATCAAGATATTTTAACTGAGAAGAATTACACTTCAGTAGGTGCTTTTCTAGAACTGCTCATTTGTTTAGTTTCAGACAAGTTGTAGTCAAGAGATCTCACTGAGGAAAACATTAAGCAGTTTTGACCCATGAAGAAGCTGTGGTTCAGTGGCAGAAGAACAAACATGAGCCAGGGCTTGAAAACCTGTTAGAAATAAGGCCAGAGAGATGTGGGTCTTTAACATAACCACTCTGCTTCAACTTCCTTAGTAcaagagctgcagcaaaggTATTTAAAGGCAACATCCTCTTCAGAGAATGAATTGCAACAACTCAAACCAAACCTGGTTCCCTTCTCCTGCTGGGAGAGTTAAGGAGGGACATTAGGTGCTTGACCTCTCCCCCCACCAGGACAGGAACAGCACTCACCCAAACATTCCTCTCCCTGGAGCCACGTCAAGAATAGGGCTAGCTGCACATTAAAAATAGTGAGACTCGCAGACAGATTTCAGCAGCAACAGCATTCTTAGTGGGCTGCTCTGGACTCAGGACAGCTACATTAGAGTCCAGAGGATCAGGCTTAGGCTTCTGGCCATAAACTGGATGCCTGCTCCACAACACAACCTGGAATCCCTGAGTCACTGCCTTCAAGTCCCAAGAGCCTCTGCTTGAGCTGGAAGCAGTGGCTGACAAGGATTGCGTGACCTTGCATAGATATTAGATTTCATTACACCAGTCACCCTTTCAGAGTGCTTCAAGATTAGAGGAAAGAACTGCCAAGTCTCTTCCCCTGCTTATGCCAAGTGAAAGGCCAAAAGCATAACCAGAAAACACTACCCAGTGCTAAGGCAGACAGGCCAGTTACAAGCATTCGTGTCAGTTTTTCCATTCAGGTCAACAAAAGCAGAGTTCCCAGCACTAGACAGTGCAGTCTGCTATTAACAGCTGCTACAGAATTCAGGCATCTTTAACAACTGTGTGACATTCTTGCACTTGCACAAATCCTTGCTACATACTGCAGAACTACACCAGTTTTGATACAAGAGCACTCCAGCACAGCATTCTACCCTTCTTCAGCTCACAGCCCATAGTgccttttaaatactttaagctttcttttcttcccaggaaAGTAAATTTATAACAGGTTATTTCCTCTTTCAGGCAAACAGCCTTGATAAGCATCCTTTGAGGACAGGTCATGGGAAGTCTTGTAATCCTGTAAAAACTGCCTAGCCTTCCTTCTAACAGGGAAGACACCACTTATATTTTAATGATTAAAGTACAAAGGTAACTACCAATCCTTATGAATATAATTCTGTGCTTCAACAGATTAAAGTACCCAGGAGTTGAGAAATACTACTTACTATCTGAAGCTTGATTGTTTTCCCATCTAGTTCTATAGTTCTGATTTTGAAGTCCACACCAATCGTGCTGATGTAACTTTCTGTGTACGTGTCATCCTAGGAGAAAGAGTGAACATAAGTCAAGCCAGCTGCACCTCTTCTGCAGTCACCTACTTTATTATGCAACAGGTAGGCACCAGGCAAAGGTACTTACTTCCCTAGCAAAAACAGTCTGATCTTTCATGGCAAAGTCCAATAGGTAGCTAGGTATTTTCACTGAGTATTTACTTCTCCAAAATTctgcagtttttttaaaagcacctCAGACAACAAGATTTATGTTCCAAAAACTAGTCAAAAAGCCTCTTTTCTGGAAATCCTGTAATGTTAAGTCCTTTTGAactatagtttaaaaaaaagtctttgctcATGTTGGCACACTGCAGAGCTACTTAGAAAAACCATTATAGTTATTAAAATGCCTCagatttttatcttcctttgaTGGTTTTTCATCTGTATTACACAGCAGCTACCTACAAGTCAGAGCCTTTGCCTCAGTCACACTCCATCTGAATTTCAGATCCTCTGCTGCCACAGCTGGTTGCCAAGGCAGTTTAGAGTTACAGCTTGGGTACTTGTATTAAGTCCTCTGCTCTGCAGTCTGTGTAAATACAGGAAGGAAAACGCAGCACTGGTTTAGCAGCTTGCATAGAGCTGACTGCAGAGTCTCCAGCAGGCCTTAAGATACACAGGAAGTGCTTGCATCAGTCTTTGCTACCTTCTAGTGATTGTTAGCTTGCCAGTATGAAGGAACTTTCTATTCCTAAAGTACCAGTAGGATGGAACTTCATGTAAAATATACCACAAAAGGCTTTATGCAACCAACAGCTATCAAAAAAGCAAGGCGTTTCTTTGGGTTGTGAATGGAAGGCACCTTAGGTAATACATCTGCCTGAGGGAACACATGCAAGAATAAAGCATTAAGGCTTTTAGAATGACATGACAtgacatttatttcctttacatTTCAATACTCAGAAGGGTATGTTTGAAAAGCCTTATGCCTTTCAACCTATAGCAGGAAGAACACAGGTAAGTGAATGCTGTGGTAATTCCTTATGTCAGGGTAAAATAGCTTACTTAGTAGCTTTTTCCTTTAGAAACTTGACTTTCTTAGTT from Haliaeetus albicilla chromosome 7, bHalAlb1.1, whole genome shotgun sequence encodes:
- the RAB1A gene encoding LOW QUALITY PROTEIN: ras-related protein Rab-1A (The sequence of the model RefSeq protein was modified relative to this genomic sequence to represent the inferred CDS: inserted 1 base in 1 codon; deleted 4 bases in 2 codons), with the translated sequence MRRHRRTGRRESESPSGGRGRGGAGRRRLRGLAFPACPATGPRPCKRCSARGRPVSWLGSGSHFGLRSERGGRGAGRAPAEGXGRAGRRREPLDACIRGAPASAAGGARPRALPPPPPSALAVPRAAGPTDMSSMNPEYDYLFKLLLIGDSGVGKSCLLLRFADDTYTESYISTIGVDFKIRTIELDGKTIKLQIWDTAGQERFRTITSSYYRGAHGIIVVYDVTDQESFNNVKQWLQEIDRYASENVNKLLVGNKCDLTTKKVVDYTTAKEFADSLGIPFLETSAKNATNVEQSFMTMAAEIKKRMGPGATAGGAEKSNVKIQSTPVKQSSGGCC